In Phaeobacter piscinae, one genomic interval encodes:
- the lpxB gene encoding lipid-A-disaccharide synthase has protein sequence MSLRVFILAGEPSGDRLGGALMAGLRQLRPDVSFEGVGGALMAEQGLVSRFDMSELSVMGLAEVLPKYRHLKRRIRETADAVLDMKPDVMITIDSPDFSLRVAGLVKEASNIRTVHYVAPSVWAWRPKRAQKMAKVIDHVLALLPFEPPYMQAAGMECDFVGHPVVGEPQASAEEIAGFRSAYQLDDTPTVLALPGSRRSEVTRLAPVFGAALKQFQNSHPEYRIVVPAAGPVADLVRSHLAEWSDTAVVIDPNTLEPEVAKAHKRAAFAAADLALAASGTVSLELAAARTPMVIAYKFQWLTWHIMRRMALIDTVTLVNLVSDTRVVPECLGPECTPEAIAKALIKVKAEPTAQSSAMATTMERLGEGGEDPGLRAARAVLDRLPT, from the coding sequence ATGAGCCTGCGGGTGTTCATCCTTGCGGGGGAACCTTCGGGTGACCGGCTGGGAGGGGCCCTGATGGCTGGTCTGCGCCAGCTTCGCCCGGATGTCAGTTTCGAGGGGGTGGGCGGCGCGTTGATGGCAGAGCAGGGGCTGGTCTCGCGCTTCGATATGTCGGAATTGTCGGTGATGGGGCTGGCGGAGGTGCTGCCGAAGTACCGTCACCTGAAACGTCGCATTCGTGAAACTGCGGATGCAGTGCTGGACATGAAGCCGGATGTGATGATCACCATCGACAGCCCGGATTTCTCCCTGCGGGTCGCTGGATTGGTGAAAGAGGCCAGCAATATCCGCACGGTGCATTACGTCGCGCCTTCGGTCTGGGCCTGGCGCCCCAAACGGGCACAGAAGATGGCCAAGGTGATCGACCATGTGCTGGCGCTCTTGCCGTTTGAGCCGCCCTATATGCAGGCGGCTGGTATGGAGTGTGATTTTGTTGGCCACCCCGTTGTGGGCGAACCACAGGCATCGGCGGAGGAGATTGCCGGATTTCGCAGTGCCTACCAGCTTGACGATACGCCAACTGTTCTGGCGCTGCCGGGGTCGCGCCGCTCTGAGGTGACACGTCTGGCGCCGGTGTTTGGCGCCGCGCTCAAACAGTTTCAGAACAGTCACCCGGAATACCGGATCGTGGTGCCTGCTGCGGGTCCGGTTGCCGATCTGGTCCGCAGCCATCTGGCGGAATGGTCGGATACGGCGGTGGTGATTGACCCCAATACGCTGGAGCCTGAGGTGGCGAAGGCGCACAAACGCGCAGCTTTCGCAGCGGCGGATCTGGCATTGGCAGCCTCTGGCACCGTCTCGCTGGAGCTGGCGGCGGCGCGCACCCCGATGGTGATCGCCTATAAGTTCCAGTGGCTCACCTGGCACATCATGCGGCGGATGGCACTGATTGATACTGTGACGCTGGTCAATCTGGTCAGCGACACCCGCGTGGTGCCGGAATGCCTTGGCCCTGAGTGCACGCCGGAGGCTATTGCCAAGGCGCTGATCAAAGTGAAGGCGGAGCCGACCGCGCAATCCTCTGCCATGGCCACCACGATGGAGCGGTTGGGTGAGGGCGGCGAAGATCCCGGCCTGCGCGCGGCCCGCGCCGTGTTGGATCGTCTGCCGACGTAG
- the fabZ gene encoding 3-hydroxyacyl-ACP dehydratase FabZ, with protein sequence MTTELKSADIHLIQRILPHRYPFLLVDKVVEIDGYSSACGIKNVTMNEPHFQGHFPGTPIMPGVTIVEAMAQTAGVMLGVGMDMIDTELLIYFMNIDKCKFRRKVIPGDVLEMRVETTRGKPGGKIFKFKGVATVDGETAAEAEFSAMVDVQKD encoded by the coding sequence ATGACAACCGAGCTGAAAAGCGCCGACATTCACCTGATCCAGCGGATTTTGCCGCATCGCTACCCGTTTTTGCTGGTCGATAAGGTCGTCGAGATCGATGGCTATTCCTCGGCCTGTGGCATCAAGAATGTCACTATGAATGAGCCGCATTTTCAGGGCCATTTCCCGGGCACGCCGATCATGCCGGGCGTCACCATCGTTGAGGCGATGGCGCAGACCGCCGGGGTGATGCTGGGCGTTGGCATGGATATGATCGACACCGAGCTTCTGATCTATTTCATGAACATCGACAAATGCAAATTCCGTCGCAAAGTGATCCCCGGGGATGTGTTGGAAATGCGCGTGGAAACCACCCGTGGCAAGCCCGGCGGCAAGATCTTCAAATTCAAGGGCGTCGCGACTGTTGATGGTGAAACGGCGGCAGAGGCGGAATTCTCCGCTATGGTCGACGTGCAAAAGGATTGA
- the lpxA gene encoding acyl-ACP--UDP-N-acetylglucosamine O-acyltransferase, translated as MSRIHPSAVIEEGAKIGADCVIGPFCLIGSDVVLGDRVELKSHVVVTGDTEIGEDTVVFSFAVLGEIPQDLKFKGERCKTVIGKRNRIREHVTVNAGTEGGGGVTKIGDDGLFMAGCHIAHDAQVGDRVIVVNSAAVAGHCVLEDDVIIGGLSGIHQWVRIGHGAIVGAVTMVTNDVIPYGLVQAPRGELDGLNLVGLKRRGVQRSDITALRAAFQMLAQGEGTFQERARRLGAESDSEYVQEIVEFITGESDRSFLTPGG; from the coding sequence ATGAGCCGGATCCACCCCAGCGCGGTGATTGAAGAGGGGGCCAAGATCGGTGCGGATTGCGTCATCGGCCCGTTCTGCCTGATTGGCTCTGATGTCGTGCTTGGCGACCGGGTGGAGCTGAAATCTCACGTTGTGGTGACCGGTGATACCGAGATCGGCGAAGATACAGTTGTGTTTTCCTTCGCCGTTCTGGGGGAGATCCCGCAGGACCTGAAGTTCAAGGGCGAGCGCTGCAAGACCGTGATCGGCAAGCGCAACCGTATCCGTGAGCATGTGACGGTGAACGCCGGCACAGAAGGCGGCGGCGGTGTGACCAAAATCGGCGACGATGGCCTGTTCATGGCCGGCTGTCACATCGCCCATGACGCGCAGGTCGGGGATCGGGTGATCGTTGTGAACTCGGCCGCGGTCGCGGGCCATTGCGTGCTGGAAGATGACGTCATCATCGGCGGTCTGTCTGGCATCCACCAATGGGTGCGGATCGGGCACGGTGCCATCGTTGGGGCCGTCACCATGGTGACCAATGATGTGATTCCCTATGGGTTGGTGCAGGCCCCGCGCGGGGAGCTGGACGGGCTGAACCTTGTCGGGTTGAAACGCCGGGGCGTGCAACGCTCTGATATCACCGCGCTGCGGGCCGCGTTTCAGATGCTGGCACAGGGTGAAGGCACCTTTCAGGAGCGTGCGCGCCGTCTGGGTGCCGAAAGCGACAGTGAATACGTGCAGGAAATCGTCGAATTCATCACCGGTGAGAGCGACCGCTCTTTCCTGACGCCGGGGGGCTGA
- a CDS encoding LpxI family protein, giving the protein MLALIAGQGALPAELAARLSDRPLICAMRGSEPDHIEPELTFRLEQLGSFIARLAASGVTEICLAGAVRRPAIEPGEIDAETLPLVPVLQGALAAGDDGALRAIIGIFEQAGMTVRAAHEVAPDLLMAEGIPTEIKPGELDKPDAERGAEVVDAMSRADVGQSCAVRRGQAIAVENLFGTDWMLSALQKRPDGTGGLLFKAPKPGQDRRADLPTIGVQTVELAAKAGLSGIVLEAGGVIVLNQDDVVATCNRLGLFLWLRSA; this is encoded by the coding sequence ATGCTGGCATTGATTGCAGGGCAGGGCGCATTGCCTGCCGAACTGGCCGCACGCCTGTCTGATCGACCGCTGATCTGCGCGATGCGCGGATCGGAGCCGGATCACATCGAGCCGGAACTGACCTTTCGTCTGGAACAACTCGGCAGTTTTATCGCGCGGTTGGCAGCCTCAGGCGTGACGGAGATCTGCCTTGCGGGGGCGGTGCGTCGTCCGGCGATTGAGCCCGGCGAGATTGACGCCGAGACCCTGCCGCTGGTGCCGGTGCTTCAGGGCGCTCTGGCGGCCGGCGATGACGGCGCGCTGCGGGCCATCATCGGTATCTTTGAACAGGCAGGTATGACCGTGCGCGCCGCTCATGAGGTGGCACCGGATCTGCTGATGGCCGAAGGCATTCCGACCGAGATCAAACCGGGCGAACTGGACAAGCCCGATGCAGAGCGTGGCGCCGAGGTTGTGGACGCCATGAGCCGCGCCGATGTGGGCCAGTCCTGTGCTGTGCGTCGGGGGCAGGCGATTGCGGTGGAGAACCTCTTTGGTACCGATTGGATGCTGAGCGCGCTGCAAAAACGCCCGGATGGCACCGGTGGGCTGTTGTTCAAGGCGCCCAAACCGGGGCAGGACCGCCGCGCAGATCTGCCCACCATCGGCGTGCAGACGGTTGAGCTGGCGGCGAAGGCCGGGCTCTCCGGGATCGTGCTGGAAGCGGGGGGCGTTATTGTCCTGAACCAGGATGATGTGGTGGCCACCTGCAATCGTCTGGGCCTGTTTCTCTGGCTGCGCAGCGCATGA